The Blattabacterium cuenoti genome segment TAAAGTAATTCTATCTATTGATCCAAAAAAAGACGTAGATGGATTTCATCCGGAAAATTTTGGTAAAATGACTTTAGGAATGAATAGTTTTTATCCTGCTACTGCACTGGGAATTTTAACTCTATTAGAAAGAAATAAAATAGAAATATCTGGAAAATACACTGTAGTAATTGGAAGAAGTATAATTGTAGGAAAACCTATAAGTATTTTAATGAGTAGAAAAAATTTAATAGGAAATAGTACTGTAACTATTGCTCATAGTAAAACTATTAATATAAAATATTATACAAAAAAAGCCGATATAATTATAGTTTCAGTAGGAATTAAAAATTTTCTTACAGGGACAATGATCAAAAAAGGTTCTATTATTATAGATGTAGGGATTAATAATATTTCTAATAATAAAATTGTTGGAGACGTAGATTTTAAAAGTGTATATGGAATAGCTTCTTATTTAAGCCCTGTTCCTGGTGGAGTCGGACCGATGACTAGAGTAATGCTACTAAAAAATACTTTAAAAGCTGCATTAAACAATAGATAAAAAATTCAATTTTCAATATAATTTATTTTATTCGTTTTAAAGAACGATTGAAAATAATTTTTTTACAGAATTTTTATCATATCATATTAATGAATTGAAAATTATTATACAAAGTTATATATACATTTTTTTTATTTGCATAAGCAATGATAAAATATTCAATGGATAAGAAATTTTTTAATTTATAAAATATTATTATTTAATTAAATTTCTTTTTTCCAATAAATCTATTACATCTTGTATATTAATTTTTTTGTATTGTAATAAAATTAAATAGTGAAATAAAAGATCTGCAGATTCATTCAAAAAAAGATTATTATTATTATCTTTTGATTCAATAATTAATTCTATAGATTCTTCTCCTAATTTTTGGGCTATTCTATTTATTCCTTGTTCCCATAATTGGAAAATATAAGATTTTTTTTTTCTTTGTCTAGTTCTATTTAAAATTAAATCTTCTAAAATAAAAAGAAAATTTTTTTTATTAATTTCTTTCCAACAAGTATCTGTTCCTTTATGACAAACAGGACCATTAGGAGAAACTTTTATCAATAATGTATCTTTATCACAATCAATTAATATTTTTTCAATAAAAAGATAATTTTTACTTATTTCTCCTTTAGTCCATAATCTTTTTTTAGATCTACTATAGAAAGTTACTTTTTTGTCAAAAATACTTTTCTTATATGCTTCTTCATTCATAAAACCCAACATTAATACTTTATTTGTTTTAAAATCTTGTATAATAACTGGAATTAATCCATTTTTAAATGAAATATTATTTTTAATAGATAGAAATTTATTTTTCATTTTTTTAAAAATTATATAATTAATTCTAATTATAATTTCTAACTGGAATATTATGAAAACTTAAGTATTTTTTTAAATTGGGAATTTTTATTATTTTATAATGAAATATACTTGCCGCTAAAGCAGCATCAGCTTTTCCATTTTTAAATACATTATAAAAATCTTCTATAGTTCCTGCTCCTCCTGATGCAATTACTGGAACTGATACAGTTTCTGATACATTTTTTATAATATCAATAGCAAATCCTTTTTTTGTTCCATCATGATTCATAGATGTTAATAATATTTCACCAACACCTCTGTCTACTCCTTCTTTTACCCAATCCATAGTTTTAGTATTAGTTTCAATTCTACCTCCATTTAAATAAACCCACCATGAATTTTTTAAAAATTTAGTGTCAATAGCAAGTACAATGCATTGACTACCAAATCTTTTTGAAAATTTTTCTATAATATCTGGATTTTTAAATGCAGCAGTATTAATAGATATCTTATCTGCACCAGATTCTAATAACAATTCTACATCTTTTTCTTCCTTGATTCCACCACCTACAGTAAAAGGTATATTAATCTGACTAGAAATGTCCTTTACTAAAGTTTTTAATGTTTTTCTTTTTTCATTTGTAGCTGTAATATCTAGAAATATTAGTTCATCAGCTCCTTGTTTAGTATACCAATATCCTAATTCTATAGGATCTCCTGCATCTTTTAAAGATTTAAAATTTTTTCCTTTTACTGTTCTACCATTTTTAATGTCTAAACATGGTATAATTCGTTTAGTTAACATAAATCCATTTTTTCTTTTAAATTGATAATTTCTGAAAATAAAATTTTATTTTCATAAATAGCTTTTCCAATAATAACCCCACTACATCCTAATTTTAGTAATTTTTCTACATCTCTTATTTTACTGATTCCTCCACTAGCAATTAATTTTATATTAAAAAAATTTTTTTTAATTTTTTCATATAATGAAAAAGTTGGTCCGGATAAAGATCCATCTTTATTAATATCTGTGCAAAATATATTTTTTACTCCATCAGTATATTTTTTTTTTATAAAATCTAATATCGAAATATTATATATTTTAGTCCATCCATTAATAGCTATTTTATTATTTAAAACATCTACTCCTAATAAAATTTTTTCAGATCCATAATTATTAATCCATTCTTTTAAAAGAATAGGATTTTTAATTGCAATGCTTCCGATAGAAACCATTTTTCCACCATTATTAAAAACATTATTAATATCTTCTTCTGTATGTATCCCACCTCCAAAATCTATTATTAATTTTGTATTTTTTGCTATTTTTTCTAATATTTTCCAATGCATAACTTTCCCCATTCTTGCTCCATCTAAATCAACTAAATGTAATCGAGTTATTCCATTATCTTCCAAAAATAAAGCTACATCTAATGGATCATCATGATAAATTTTTTTTTTATTAAAATTTCCTTTTGTTAAACGAACACATTTATTATCTATTAAATCTATAGCGATGATAATATCATTATTATATTTTTTATTATGATTCATAATATCTATAAAAATTTTTTATAATTGAATAAAATTTTCTAATATCTTATGTCCGACATAAGAAGATTTTTCAGGATGAAATTGCACAGCATAAAAATTTTTTTTTTGTAATGCAGCACTATAATTAACTATATATTCTGTTTTTGCTATTGTATGTATTCCTAATGGAATATAATATCCATGTACAAAATATTGATAACTACCATTAGATATGTTTTTAAATAACGGACCACTTAGATCAGAAATAGTATTCCAACCCATTTTAGGAATTTTATATTTTTTTGATTTAAATTTTTTAACTAAATAATTGAAAATTCCTATACATTCAGTATTACTTTCTTCTGAAAACTTGCATAATAATTGCATTCCTAAACATATCCCTAATACAGGTTGTTTCAAATTAAATATTATATCATTTAATTTATTTTTTTTTAAATATTTCATTGCAAAACCAGCTTCTCCAACACCTGGTAAAATTACTTTATCTGCACTTTTTATATGTTCTTCATAATTTGAAACTTCGGCATTTACCCCAATTCTTTCCAAAGAAAATAATAATGATTGTACATTTCCAGATGGAAATTTTATAATAATAATTTTCATAAGATTTTTTTTATTCTAATACCCCCTTAGAACTAAGGATTTTATTATTGTAATTATTTTTATTAATTGCCATTTTTATAGCTCTAGCAAAACATTTAAAAATAGATTCTATTTTGTGATGTTCATTTATTCCAATTGAATGAATATGTATATTACATTTAGCAGATGAACAAAACGATTTAAAAAAATGATAAAACATTTCTGTAGGAATAGATCCAATTTTTTCTCTAAAAAATTTTACTTTCCATAATAATTGTTCTCTTCCCCCAAGATCTAAAGCCACTTTAGATAAACAGTCGTCCATTGGCAAAATATAAAAACCATAACGTTCAATTCCTCTTTTATCATTTAAACAACGACTAAAAATTTTTCCAAATGTAATTCCACTATCTTCTATAGTATGATGTTCATCTACCTGTAAATCACCTTTAACTAAAATATCTATATCCATTAAACTATGAATAGAAATTTGTTGAAGTAAATGATCAAAGAAACCAATTCCAGTATTAATATTATGTTTCCCATTTCCATATATAGTCAGTCCTATTTTAACATTAGTTTCTGATGTCTTACGTATATATATCGATTTATTTTTATTTTCTATACTTAATAAGTATTGATATATTTCTTTCCAATTAT includes the following:
- the hisIE gene encoding bifunctional phosphoribosyl-AMP cyclohydrolase/phosphoribosyl-ATP diphosphatase HisIE, with translation MKNKFLSIKNNISFKNGLIPVIIQDFKTNKVLMLGFMNEEAYKKSIFDKKVTFYSRSKKRLWTKGEISKNYLFIEKILIDCDKDTLLIKVSPNGPVCHKGTDTCWKEINKKNFLFILEDLILNRTRQRKKKSYIFQLWEQGINRIAQKLGEESIELIIESKDNNNNLFLNESADLLFHYLILLQYKKINIQDVIDLLEKRNLIK
- the hisB gene encoding bifunctional histidinol-phosphatase/imidazoleglycerol-phosphate dehydratase HisB, with protein sequence MKRILFLDRDGTIIEENSKNYQIDSIEKINFYPRVIFFLSKIKKELNYDLVMISNQDGLGTDEFPEEKFWPIHNHILNVLKSEDIIFSSVHIDKTFRKDKSFTRKPGIKMLNTYLNNKSLYDISRSFVIGDRLTDILLAKNLGCKSIWIRKNNRHYEDFTEEEIDYYHNLNKSKLNNLISLKTDNWKEIYQYLLSIENKNKSIYIRKTSETNVKIGLTIYGNGKHNINTGIGFFDHLLQQISIHSLMDIDILVKGDLQVDEHHTIEDSGITFGKIFSRCLNDKRGIERYGFYILPMDDCLSKVALDLGGREQLLWKVKFFREKIGSIPTEMFYHFFKSFCSSAKCNIHIHSIGINEHHKIESIFKCFARAIKMAINKNNYNNKILSSKGVLE
- the hisA gene encoding 1-(5-phosphoribosyl)-5-[(5-phosphoribosylamino)methylideneamino]imidazole-4-carboxamide isomerase encodes the protein MNHNKKYNNDIIIAIDLIDNKCVRLTKGNFNKKKIYHDDPLDVALFLEDNGITRLHLVDLDGARMGKVMHWKILEKIAKNTKLIIDFGGGIHTEEDINNVFNNGGKMVSIGSIAIKNPILLKEWINNYGSEKILLGVDVLNNKIAINGWTKIYNISILDFIKKKYTDGVKNIFCTDINKDGSLSGPTFSLYEKIKKNFFNIKLIASGGISKIRDVEKLLKLGCSGVIIGKAIYENKILFSEIINLKEKMDLC
- a CDS encoding bifunctional 5,10-methylenetetrahydrofolate dehydrogenase/5,10-methenyltetrahydrofolate cyclohydrolase, giving the protein MKIETKLLNGNELANKIRKEIIIDIKEKILKNKKNLPNLGIILMGDNFSSIRYVNNKIKECKNIGIRTTLIKISKNSTEKVLLKEIEKMNKNPLIDGFIVQLPLGKHINQNKVILSIDPKKDVDGFHPENFGKMTLGMNSFYPATALGILTLLERNKIEISGKYTVVIGRSIIVGKPISILMSRKNLIGNSTVTIAHSKTINIKYYTKKADIIIVSVGIKNFLTGTMIKKGSIIIDVGINNISNNKIVGDVDFKSVYGIASYLSPVPGGVGPMTRVMLLKNTLKAALNNR
- the hisH gene encoding imidazole glycerol phosphate synthase subunit HisH — translated: MKIIIIKFPSGNVQSLLFSLERIGVNAEVSNYEEHIKSADKVILPGVGEAGFAMKYLKKNKLNDIIFNLKQPVLGICLGMQLLCKFSEESNTECIGIFNYLVKKFKSKKYKIPKMGWNTISDLSGPLFKNISNGSYQYFVHGYYIPLGIHTIAKTEYIVNYSAALQKKNFYAVQFHPEKSSYVGHKILENFIQL
- the hisF gene encoding imidazole glycerol phosphate synthase subunit HisF, with the protein product MLTKRIIPCLDIKNGRTVKGKNFKSLKDAGDPIELGYWYTKQGADELIFLDITATNEKRKTLKTLVKDISSQINIPFTVGGGIKEEKDVELLLESGADKISINTAAFKNPDIIEKFSKRFGSQCIVLAIDTKFLKNSWWVYLNGGRIETNTKTMDWVKEGVDRGVGEILLTSMNHDGTKKGFAIDIIKNVSETVSVPVIASGGAGTIEDFYNVFKNGKADAALAASIFHYKIIKIPNLKKYLSFHNIPVRNYN